A section of the Malania oleifera isolate guangnan ecotype guangnan chromosome 2, ASM2987363v1, whole genome shotgun sequence genome encodes:
- the LOC131148376 gene encoding uncharacterized protein LOC131148376, whose protein sequence is MLAVLPCTDEQKVLFVTFKLIGEAKCWWRSARLIEEQRPNPVLVMWSRFRELFFERYFPIIIWSAKVVEFMHLAQGQKTISQYAAQFIEFSQFSPHLAPNEDKKARKFEEDLRQNLFEQVIGFRAQTFAEVVDRATVIESGM, encoded by the coding sequence atgttggcagtgcttccatgtacagatgaacagAAGGTATTATTTGTGACGTTCAAACTGATTGGGGAGgcaaaatgctggtggagatcagcgaggttgattgaggagcagagaccgAATCCTGTGCTAGTGATGTGGAGTCGATTCAGGGAactgttctttgagcgatatttccctatTATCATTTGGAGTGCAAAGGTAGTAGAATTCATGCACTTAGCTCAGGGGCAGAAGACAATATCACAGTATGCAGCTCAATTTATTGAGTTTTCTCAATTTTCCCCACATTTGGCACCAAACGAGGATaagaaggcgagaaagtttgaagaagaTCTGAGACAAAATCTATTTGAGCAGGTTATTGGTTTTCGAGCTCAGACATTCGCGGAGGTTGTGGATAGAGCTAcggttattgagagtggcatgtaG